A stretch of the Arvicanthis niloticus isolate mArvNil1 chromosome 30, mArvNil1.pat.X, whole genome shotgun sequence genome encodes the following:
- the LOC143440709 gene encoding trace amine-associated receptor 7a: MDKLVDNLLSDHSRTMSKDLLSATSAQLCYENLNRSCVRSPYSPGPRLILYAVFGFGAVLAVCGNVLVMASILHFRQLHTPANFLVASLACADFLVGLTVMPFSTVRSVEGCWYFGDSYCKLHTCFDMSFCSSSIFHLCFISVDRYIAVSDPLIYPTRFTASVSGKCITFSWLLSIIYSFSLLYTGANEAGLEDLVSALTCVGGCQFAVNQSWVFINFLLFLIPKLVMITVYSKIFLIAKQQAQNMEKMNKQADRASDSYKDRVSKRERKAAKTLGIAVAAFLLSWLPYFIDSIIDAFLGFITPTYVHEILVWIAYYNSAMNPLIYAFFYPWFRKAIKLIVTGKILRENSSTANLFPE, translated from the coding sequence ATGGACAAATTGGTTGACAATCTTCTCAGCGATCACTCCAGAACCATGAGTAAAGATCTGCTGTCTGCCACATCTGCCCAGCTGTGCTATGAGAACCTGAACAGATCCTGTGTCAGGAGCCCATACTCCCCAGGCCCTCGCCTCATCCTCTATGCAGTCTTTGGCTTTGGGGCTGTGCTGGCTGTGTGTGGAAACGTCCTGGTAATGGCATCAATTCTTCATTTCAGGCAGCTGCACACTCCTGCCAACTTTCTGGTGGCCTCCCTGGCCTGTGCGGACTTCTTGGTGGGTCTGACTGTGATGCCCTTCAGTACAGTGAGGTCTGTGGAGGGCTGCTGGTACTTTGGAGACAGTTACTGTAAATTACACACTTGTTTTGATATGTCTTTCTGCAGTTCTTCTATCTTCCACTTGTGCTTCATCTCTGTTGATAGATATATTGCAGTCAGTGACCCCCTGATCTACCCCACCAGGTTCACTGCATCTGTTTCTGGCAAGTGCATCACCttctcctggcttctgtccatcATCTACAGCTTTTCCCTCCTTTACACAGGGGCCAATGAAGCTGGGCTGGAAGATTTAGTGAGTGCCCTCACCTGTGTGGGTGGCTGTCAATTTGCAGTGAATCAAAGCTGGGTCTTCATcaatttcctattatttttgatCCCCAAGCTTGTGATGATAACTGTCTACTCTAAGATTTTCCTCATTGCAAAACAGCAGGCTCAGAACATGGAGAAGATGAACAAGCAGGCTGACAGGGCATCAGACAGCTACAAAGACAGGGTGtccaagagagagaggaaagcagcCAAAACCCTGGGCATCGCAGTGGCTGCCTTCCTCCTTTCATGGCTGCCATACTTCATTGACTCCATCATTGATGCCTTCCTAGGGTTCATCACGCCCACGTATGTGCATGAAATCCTGGTTTGGATAGCTTACTATAACTCAGCCATGAACCCTTTGATTTATGCGTTCTTTTATCCTTGGTTTCGAAAAGCCATCAAACTCATTGTCACTGGCAAAATCTTGAGAGAGAATTCCTCAACCGCCAACTTGTTTCCTGAGTAG